A window from Coleofasciculaceae cyanobacterium encodes these proteins:
- a CDS encoding DUF2281 domain-containing protein — translation MSKAKYIPEEILSSIQKLPEESLGELVNFIEYLQFKNSLKQNLHN, via the coding sequence ATGAGTAAAGCGAAATATATTCCCGAAGAGATATTATCATCGATTCAAAAACTACCCGAAGAATCTTTAGGAGAATTAGTAAATTTTATCGAGTATCTTCAATTTAAAAATAGTCTTAAACAAAACTTACATAATTAA
- a CDS encoding restriction endonuclease subunit S, with protein sequence MSDVNFHKGYKSTDIGVIPEDWKVNNLSEIAEIIMGQSPTGSSYNKKETGIALINGPTEFTENHPIKIQWTTSPTKLCKSGDVLLCIRGSSTGRMNIANDTYCIGRGITAIRARENSDNLFLEFMVQNAVKNLLALSAGSTFPNLDSKSLRKIEIVSPPLPEQKAIARVLSDVDELIRECDSLLAKKRNIKQGTMQQLLTGKKRLPGFSGEWEVKKLGDIFDFKNGLNKEKKYFGEGTPIVNYMDVYKNNALTAKDILGRVTVSKNELKTYEVCRDDVFFTRTSETVDEIGIASVIIEELENTVFSGFILRARPKNNLLNTFYKKYCFSSQNLRKAITSKSSYTTRALTNGRILSNVEIFLPTLCEQKAIAQILSDMDAEIEGLEKKRDKYKAIKQGMMQELLTGKTRLINN encoded by the coding sequence ATGAGTGATGTTAATTTTCATAAAGGTTATAAAAGTACGGATATTGGTGTTATTCCTGAAGATTGGAAAGTCAATAATTTAAGCGAAATTGCTGAAATTATTATGGGACAATCCCCCACAGGAAGTTCATATAACAAGAAAGAAACGGGAATTGCCTTAATTAACGGTCCTACCGAATTTACTGAAAATCATCCAATTAAAATTCAATGGACAACATCACCAACAAAATTGTGTAAATCAGGAGATGTACTGCTTTGTATTAGAGGAAGCTCTACAGGAAGAATGAATATTGCTAATGACACCTATTGCATAGGAAGAGGTATTACAGCAATAAGAGCTAGAGAAAATTCAGATAATTTATTTCTAGAATTTATGGTTCAAAATGCTGTTAAAAATCTTCTGGCATTATCAGCAGGTTCTACATTTCCAAATCTCGACAGTAAGTCTCTCAGAAAAATAGAAATAGTTTCGCCACCATTACCAGAGCAAAAAGCGATCGCCCGTGTTTTAAGTGATGTTGATGAATTAATTAGAGAATGCGACTCTCTATTAGCCAAAAAGCGCAACATCAAGCAGGGAACTATGCAGCAACTCCTTACTGGTAAGAAGCGATTACCTGGTTTTAGTGGCGAGTGGGAAGTGAAAAAATTGGGAGATATTTTTGACTTTAAAAATGGGTTGAATAAAGAGAAGAAATATTTTGGTGAGGGTACTCCAATTGTCAATTATATGGACGTTTATAAAAATAATGCTCTTACTGCAAAAGATATATTGGGTAGAGTTACGGTATCAAAAAATGAATTAAAAACTTATGAAGTTTGTAGGGATGATGTTTTTTTTACTAGAACATCTGAAACAGTCGATGAAATAGGTATTGCCTCAGTGATTATAGAGGAATTAGAAAATACTGTATTTAGTGGTTTTATATTACGCGCTCGACCCAAAAATAATTTGTTGAATACATTTTATAAAAAATATTGTTTTTCTTCTCAAAATTTACGTAAGGCGATCACTTCTAAAAGTTCTTACACAACAAGAGCATTAACAAATGGAAGAATTCTTTCTAATGTTGAAATATTTCTTCCAACACTTTGCGAACAAAAAGCGATCGCCCAAATCTTAAGCGACATGGATGCAGAGATAGAAGGCTTAGAAAAAAAACGAGATAAATATAAAGCCATTAAGCAGGGGATGATGCAAGAATTATTAACGGGGAAAACAAGGTTAATTAATAATTGA
- a CDS encoding PIN domain-containing protein, with product MSQAYKIYLDVCCLNRPFDQQSQARIRLETEAILEIINYCQAGTWTLITSNVLEAEISQTPNQERIENVKKILSIAKIKVLSGDWLKERASQLQKLGFASYDAAHIASAERALSDIFLTTDDRLVKKSQTYAQLIKVKVNNPLQWLAQVMLMENNSDENPE from the coding sequence ATGAGTCAAGCTTATAAAATTTACTTAGATGTATGTTGCTTAAATCGTCCCTTTGACCAACAATCACAAGCCCGAATACGTTTAGAAACAGAAGCGATTTTGGAAATTATTAATTATTGCCAAGCGGGAACTTGGACGTTAATAACTAGCAATGTTTTAGAAGCAGAAATAAGTCAAACTCCCAATCAAGAGCGCATCGAAAATGTCAAAAAAATACTCTCAATTGCCAAAATCAAGGTATTAAGTGGGGACTGGCTTAAAGAAAGAGCTTCCCAGTTACAAAAATTAGGATTTGCCAGCTATGATGCTGCTCATATTGCTAGTGCGGAAAGGGCTTTATCAGATATATTTTTAACTACAGATGACCGCCTCGTTAAAAAAAGTCAGACTTATGCTCAATTAATTAAAGTAAAAGTAAATAATCCCCTACAGTGGTTAGCCCAAGTAATGCTAATGGAGAACAACAGCGATGAAAACCCAGAATGA
- a CDS encoding HsdR family type I site-specific deoxyribonuclease, with protein MSEVGVLERVTQNRVVKLFQRQLQYRYLGNWQDRPNDSNIEEDILREYLTKQGYSPTLIDKALYELKKPATDQTKSLYDINQEVYSLLRYGVKVKENVGENNQTVWLIDWSDPENNDFAIAEEVAIKGDNDKRPDIVIYVNGIVLGVLELKRSKVSISEGIRQNLDNQKPEFIKPFFTTMQLVMAGNDTQGLRYGTIETPEKYYLTWKEDPDWGQPIDRTQILDKALLELLPKARFLELIHDFIVFDKGIKKVCRPHQYFGIKATQEYLNRKEGGIIWHTQGSGKSLTMVWLAKWIKENANDSRVLIITDRDELDQQIEGIFLGVNESIYRTTSGRNLITQLDNTTPWLICSLIHKFGKKKQNAEDSDYEKYLAELQNSLSANFQAKGNIYVFVDECHRTQSGRLHQSMKRILPNAILIGFTGTPLLKQDKETTIEVFGDYVHTYKFNEAVEDKVVLDLRYEARNIEQNLTSPEKVDRWFEAKTSGLTELAKNQLKQRWGTIRQVLSSQDRLNKIVADIIFDMGVKDRLKSGRGNAMLVSGSIYQACKYYELFQNSGFTKCAIVTSYNPSTRDIKGETTGEEGLTEKLKQYDIYNKMLGGKSAEQFEKDVKKAFIETPAQMKLLIVVDKLLTGFDAPSATYLYIDKTMRDHGLFQAICRVNRLDGEDKEYGYIIDYKDLFKSLEKSVSDYTTEALDGYDPEDLEGLLSDRLEKAKERLEETLETVKALCEPVAPPQDTPAYLKYFCGNTDNPEELQNNQQKRIFLYKSVASVIRAYANIANEAIEAGYTPNEIARIKQEVKHYENVRQEVKIASGDYIDLKAYEPAMRHLIDTYIRAEESEKISAFDDLTLVQLIVQKGTDGLNQLPDNIRQNKSAVAETVENNLRTVITEEQPTNPQYFGKMSILLDELIQQRKTEAVEYEEYLQKIAQLCQQVTHPEGSSDYPPSLDTNAKRALYDNLNQDEAKAIALDRTIRSTKKDNWRESKIKQREVKNAIKQYLCDADELNTIFEIVKEQKEY; from the coding sequence ATGAGCGAAGTAGGGGTATTAGAAAGGGTTACTCAAAACCGAGTAGTGAAACTATTCCAACGACAATTACAATACCGCTACTTAGGTAATTGGCAAGACAGACCCAATGATAGCAACATCGAAGAAGATATTTTAAGGGAATACTTAACCAAACAAGGCTACAGTCCAACCCTGATTGATAAGGCACTCTACGAACTCAAAAAACCCGCCACCGACCAAACTAAAAGCCTCTACGACATCAATCAAGAAGTTTATAGCTTGCTGCGCTACGGAGTTAAAGTTAAGGAAAATGTCGGGGAAAACAACCAAACCGTTTGGCTGATTGATTGGTCAGATCCTGAAAATAACGACTTTGCGATCGCCGAAGAGGTAGCCATAAAAGGGGACAATGATAAACGCCCCGATATTGTTATTTATGTTAACGGTATTGTTTTGGGAGTCTTAGAACTCAAACGCAGTAAAGTTTCCATCTCCGAAGGTATCCGTCAAAACTTAGATAATCAAAAACCAGAATTTATTAAACCTTTCTTTACTACCATGCAGTTAGTCATGGCGGGAAACGATACCCAAGGGTTGCGCTATGGCACGATTGAAACCCCAGAAAAGTATTATCTAACTTGGAAAGAAGACCCAGATTGGGGTCAACCAATCGATCGTACACAAATTCTCGACAAAGCTTTACTAGAATTATTACCCAAGGCGCGATTTTTAGAATTAATTCACGACTTTATTGTCTTCGACAAAGGCATCAAAAAAGTCTGTCGTCCCCATCAATATTTTGGTATAAAAGCCACCCAGGAATATTTAAACCGCAAAGAAGGGGGCATTATTTGGCACACCCAAGGGAGCGGTAAAAGTCTGACGATGGTGTGGTTGGCAAAATGGATTAAGGAAAATGCTAATGACTCTCGCGTTTTGATAATTACAGATCGCGATGAATTAGACCAACAAATTGAAGGCATTTTTTTAGGAGTCAATGAATCAATTTATCGCACTACTAGCGGTAGGAATTTAATTACCCAATTAGACAATACAACCCCTTGGCTAATCTGTTCTCTAATTCATAAATTTGGCAAGAAAAAGCAGAACGCTGAAGACTCTGACTATGAGAAATACCTAGCCGAACTACAAAATAGTCTTTCTGCCAACTTCCAAGCCAAGGGCAATATTTACGTCTTTGTCGATGAATGTCACCGCACTCAATCGGGCAGACTACACCAGTCGATGAAGCGAATTTTGCCCAATGCCATCTTAATTGGTTTTACGGGTACGCCCTTACTCAAACAAGATAAAGAAACCACTATCGAAGTATTTGGCGACTATGTTCATACTTATAAGTTTAACGAGGCAGTTGAGGATAAAGTAGTTTTAGATTTACGCTACGAAGCCAGAAACATCGAGCAAAATCTAACCTCCCCAGAAAAGGTAGATCGCTGGTTTGAAGCCAAAACTTCAGGCTTGACCGAACTTGCTAAAAATCAACTCAAACAACGCTGGGGGACGATACGCCAGGTGCTTAGTTCCCAAGATCGCTTGAATAAAATAGTTGCCGATATTATCTTTGATATGGGGGTCAAAGATCGGCTTAAAAGTGGCAGGGGTAACGCCATGCTAGTGTCTGGCAGTATTTACCAAGCCTGTAAATATTACGAACTTTTCCAAAATTCAGGCTTTACTAAGTGCGCCATCGTTACCTCGTACAATCCTTCTACAAGAGATATTAAAGGAGAAACTACAGGAGAAGAAGGCTTAACAGAAAAGCTCAAGCAGTATGACATCTATAACAAAATGCTGGGGGGAAAATCCGCCGAACAGTTTGAAAAAGATGTCAAAAAAGCTTTTATTGAAACCCCAGCCCAGATGAAGCTGCTGATTGTAGTGGATAAACTCCTAACTGGGTTTGATGCACCCTCCGCCACTTATCTCTATATCGATAAAACCATGAGAGATCATGGGCTGTTTCAAGCCATTTGTCGGGTCAATCGCCTTGATGGTGAAGATAAGGAATATGGTTATATTATCGACTACAAAGACCTCTTTAAAAGCTTAGAAAAATCTGTCAGCGACTACACCACAGAAGCCCTAGACGGTTACGATCCAGAAGATCTTGAAGGTTTATTAAGCGATCGCCTAGAAAAAGCCAAAGAACGCCTGGAGGAAACCCTAGAAACCGTCAAAGCTTTATGCGAACCCGTAGCACCACCCCAAGATACCCCAGCCTATCTTAAATACTTCTGCGGTAATACCGACAACCCAGAAGAATTACAAAACAATCAACAAAAGCGCATCTTCCTTTACAAATCCGTCGCTTCTGTGATCCGCGCCTATGCCAATATTGCCAATGAAGCGATTGAAGCTGGCTACACCCCTAATGAAATTGCTCGCATTAAACAAGAGGTCAAACACTATGAAAACGTCCGTCAAGAGGTAAAAATCGCCAGTGGAGACTACATAGATTTAAAAGCCTATGAGCCAGCAATGCGCCACCTCATCGATACCTACATTAGAGCCGAAGAAAGCGAGAAGATATCAGCTTTTGACGATCTGACCCTGGTGCAGTTAATCGTCCAAAAAGGAACGGATGGGCTTAACCAACTCCCCGATAACATCCGCCAAAATAAATCCGCCGTCGCCGAAACCGTAGAAAACAACCTACGTACCGTTATTACTGAAGAACAACCTACCAACCCCCAATACTTCGGCAAAATGTCAATTTTATTAGACGAATTGATCCAACAGCGCAAAACCGAAGCAGTTGAATATGAAGAATATTTACAAAAAATTGCCCAACTCTGCCAACAAGTAACCCATCCCGAAGGTAGTAGCGACTATCCCCCTTCCCTCGATACCAATGCCAAACGAGCTTTGTATGATAACTTGAACCAGGACGAAGCCAAAGCAATCGCTCTCGATCGGACAATCCGTAGCACCAAAAAAGACAACTGGCGGGAGTCCAAAATTAAACAGCGCGAAGTCAAAAACGCCATTAAACAGTATCTTTGCGATGCCGATGAATTAAATACAATCTTTGAAATCGTTAAGGAACAAAAAGAATATTAG
- a CDS encoding SprT family zinc-dependent metalloprotease — translation MKVGDLSIHVVKKNIKNLHLSVHPPDGRVRIASPLKVDDETIRLFAVSKLGWIRKKQAKFQAQPRISSREYVSGESHYYKGDRYLLNVIYHSAAPKVVVRNKTYLDLYVRYGSIQEQRERVLIDWYRQELKAQLPQLIAKWERVIGVSTNDWGVKKMKTRWGTCNIQAKRIWLNLELIKKPQHCLEYVIVHELVHLLERNHGDRFKAYMSKFMPNWNFYKEELNFLPYQAQK, via the coding sequence ATGAAAGTTGGCGATCTTTCGATCCATGTAGTCAAAAAAAATATCAAAAACCTACACCTATCGGTACATCCCCCCGATGGTAGAGTTCGTATTGCTTCCCCTTTAAAAGTAGATGACGAAACCATCCGCTTGTTTGCTGTCTCCAAACTTGGCTGGATTAGGAAAAAACAAGCCAAATTCCAAGCACAACCGCGAATCTCTTCCAGAGAATACGTTTCGGGAGAAAGTCATTATTACAAGGGCGATCGCTATTTGCTCAACGTTATCTATCACTCTGCTGCACCCAAGGTAGTAGTTCGCAATAAAACCTATCTCGATCTCTACGTGCGATATGGCAGCATTCAAGAGCAGCGAGAACGAGTTTTGATTGACTGGTATCGCCAGGAATTAAAAGCCCAATTGCCCCAATTAATAGCCAAATGGGAGCGAGTTATCGGTGTCAGTACTAACGACTGGGGCGTAAAAAAGATGAAGACTCGCTGGGGAACTTGTAATATTCAAGCCAAACGAATCTGGCTAAACCTAGAACTGATTAAAAAACCCCAACATTGCCTGGAGTACGTCATCGTCCATGAATTAGTACATTTATTAGAACGCAATCATGGCGATCGCTTTAAGGCTTATATGAGCAAATTCATGCCTAACTGGAACTTTTACAAGGAAGAACTCAATTTTTTACCTTATCAGGCGCAAAAATAG